A window of Gemmatimonadota bacterium contains these coding sequences:
- a CDS encoding SUMF1/EgtB/PvdO family nonheme iron enzyme, translating into MIPKTVYRFGVLGIALIMACSKAADPEYVIEESVVTTPAGTEHVQIFVPVSTFAMGSSDGPSNTRPLHEVMLDAFYIDKYEVTNAQYLAYVEATGSEEPQYFRVEGFGQPDQPAVGVLWSQARDYCHWAGLQLPSEAQWELAAAGTDGRVFPWGNEPASESLCNFNFSSGPMPVGSYPDGASPYGAMDMAGNVWEWTLDEYQHTYYANSPRHNPVNLENSGMDDGPDRTLRGGGWFSAQHDIRVFVRSSVLIMEEQALAREEFDTEIFAYIGFRCARGEP; encoded by the coding sequence ATGATACCAAAAACGGTTTATCGATTCGGCGTTTTGGGTATTGCATTGATCATGGCTTGTAGCAAGGCGGCCGATCCAGAATATGTGATTGAAGAATCTGTTGTGACGACGCCTGCGGGCACGGAGCATGTGCAGATTTTTGTTCCTGTTAGCACCTTTGCGATGGGGTCGAGCGATGGGCCTTCAAATACGCGTCCGCTGCACGAGGTGATGCTCGACGCTTTTTATATCGATAAATACGAGGTGACCAACGCACAGTATTTGGCTTATGTTGAAGCCACGGGAAGTGAAGAGCCGCAGTACTTTCGAGTAGAGGGGTTTGGTCAACCCGATCAGCCGGCAGTGGGGGTTTTGTGGTCTCAAGCGCGGGATTATTGCCATTGGGCGGGTTTGCAATTGCCGAGTGAAGCGCAGTGGGAATTGGCCGCTGCGGGCACGGATGGGCGCGTGTTTCCCTGGGGCAATGAGCCTGCGAGTGAATCGCTGTGCAATTTCAATTTCAGTTCGGGCCCCATGCCTGTGGGTAGCTATCCAGATGGTGCAAGTCCTTATGGCGCGATGGATATGGCGGGCAATGTCTGGGAGTGGACGCTGGATGAATACCAGCATACGTATTACGCAAATAGTCCCAGGCACAATCCGGTGAATTTAGAAAATTCAGGTATGGATGATGGGCCAGATCGCACGCTTCGCGGTGGGGGCTGGTTTTCGGCGCAACACGATATCCGCGTGTTTGTGCGGAGTTCGGTTTTGATTATGGAAGAGCAGGCTCTGGCGCGCGAAGAGTTTGATACCGAAATATTTGCTTACATCGGGTTTCGGTGTGCGCGGGGAGAGCCTTAA
- a CDS encoding ammonia-forming cytochrome c nitrite reductase subunit c552 — MRFGIFHILWVILVFASCNREREVPNLVRVSEPGFTGLERCAACHTDKYAEWRQSLHSVAMTVPADSTIVGDFDNVSHVYGGVRSRMFRRGDAYYMQTKGEDGRVGTYRVDYAIGKRQHQAYLTAFPNGRWQVLPLYHDGATNDWVDAQEGGVVEQSRPLAREDYYYWTNAGRTWNFHCFDCHASRVQKHYDVPTQTYRTTVGSLSIDCEACHGPSGKHDETRGQVDAPLHLLLLRSLDKERSVEVCAQCHAAKEIVATGYLPGENFYDYYSLVLPDDEAIFYSDGQPRVYLYPAALHLMSACYIQGELTCTTCHDAHGTARDIDLVADRNSVELCETCHEDVAADPVAHGHHRAGSVGNQCVQCHMPYHYVTGENLTDHRIASPAPENTVVNGVPNACNQCHDDKSAQWASAWAKQWYGDYQDKIVARTTAIANGQRGGGVAQLMKLVNDGRESAVWRATAASLLGGVGDARAVPALVEAMGDSHAMVRMKAAISLGRLGDVRGLPALLDALSDSARIVRVQAPFALMDIGYLPDGSTAGDAFRRALEEHRDVVYGVQGDDPGFHESLGQVYEAQGLFEDARREFEIVAKLDPRHPETAADLARLARKQKRFEQMRALLKEKSDLTSRLRAGALLLHHGRYADAATTFDDVREGSPVLHTSVGNALWGSGDRAGAIEAYRRALAVAPGYVPAIRQLALLAFSAGDGEVRDDYDWDEMSIGDWVERGTAHALSGDWALARAAYRRALEMEDAGAGLFGLGRQARDVGVAKSDSAFAVGHRVYVQGMLAEALPHFEVAVKYQANRADVYAMQGLIRADLGELEVAESLLLDALIVDPFYVPALTVLGTVLQERGDIEGALSVYRQAWVLEPEAQGLELFMGQAYAIGGQRDSAVAVLRRVIAREPGNTQARDLLRELKGREL; from the coding sequence ATGCGGTTTGGGATATTTCACATTTTATGGGTGATTCTGGTGTTCGCGTCGTGCAATCGAGAACGCGAGGTGCCCAATTTGGTGCGCGTTTCTGAGCCGGGGTTTACGGGGCTGGAACGGTGCGCTGCCTGCCATACCGACAAGTATGCCGAGTGGCGGCAGAGTTTGCACAGTGTCGCTATGACTGTGCCGGCTGATTCGACGATTGTGGGTGATTTTGACAATGTATCCCATGTGTATGGCGGTGTGCGTTCGCGCATGTTTCGCAGGGGGGATGCGTATTATATGCAGACTAAAGGGGAGGATGGGCGCGTGGGGACTTATCGCGTGGATTACGCGATTGGCAAGCGGCAGCATCAGGCTTATTTGACGGCTTTTCCCAATGGGCGGTGGCAGGTGTTACCCCTGTATCACGATGGCGCGACAAATGATTGGGTCGATGCACAGGAAGGAGGCGTGGTGGAACAGTCGCGGCCTCTGGCGAGAGAAGATTATTATTATTGGACGAATGCGGGACGCACGTGGAATTTTCATTGTTTTGATTGTCACGCCAGCCGGGTGCAAAAGCATTACGATGTGCCTACCCAGACTTATCGCACGACTGTGGGCAGTCTGAGTATTGATTGCGAGGCGTGCCATGGGCCGTCGGGCAAACACGACGAGACGCGCGGGCAAGTTGACGCTCCGCTGCATTTGCTGTTATTGCGGTCGCTGGATAAGGAACGGTCTGTTGAGGTGTGTGCGCAGTGTCATGCCGCCAAGGAAATTGTGGCGACCGGGTATTTGCCGGGTGAGAATTTTTACGATTATTATTCTCTTGTGTTGCCAGATGACGAGGCGATTTTTTATTCGGATGGACAGCCCCGGGTTTATTTGTATCCCGCGGCTCTGCATTTGATGAGTGCGTGTTATATCCAGGGTGAATTGACGTGTACGACGTGTCACGACGCGCACGGAACAGCGCGCGATATCGATCTGGTGGCGGACCGAAATAGCGTGGAATTGTGCGAGACGTGCCATGAAGATGTTGCAGCCGATCCGGTCGCGCATGGGCATCACCGCGCGGGGAGTGTGGGCAATCAATGCGTGCAGTGTCACATGCCGTATCACTATGTGACAGGAGAAAATCTGACGGATCACCGCATTGCATCTCCCGCGCCGGAAAATACGGTGGTCAATGGCGTGCCCAATGCGTGTAATCAGTGTCACGACGATAAGTCCGCGCAATGGGCTTCTGCGTGGGCAAAGCAGTGGTATGGCGATTATCAGGACAAAATTGTGGCGCGTACAACGGCGATTGCGAATGGGCAAAGGGGCGGTGGTGTGGCGCAGTTGATGAAGCTGGTAAACGATGGGCGTGAGAGTGCGGTTTGGCGCGCGACAGCTGCGTCTTTGCTGGGGGGGGTGGGGGATGCGCGTGCGGTGCCGGCACTGGTTGAGGCGATGGGTGATTCGCATGCGATGGTGCGGATGAAGGCGGCGATTTCGCTGGGGCGTTTGGGCGATGTGCGCGGTTTGCCAGCGCTTTTGGATGCGTTGTCCGATTCGGCGCGCATTGTGCGGGTGCAAGCGCCGTTTGCGTTGATGGATATTGGCTATTTGCCGGATGGTTCCACTGCGGGCGATGCGTTCCGCCGGGCACTTGAGGAGCATCGCGATGTGGTGTATGGTGTGCAGGGCGACGATCCGGGCTTTCACGAGAGTTTGGGGCAGGTCTATGAAGCTCAGGGGCTTTTTGAAGATGCGAGGCGGGAGTTTGAGATTGTTGCAAAGTTAGACCCCCGGCATCCGGAGACCGCGGCAGATCTGGCGCGATTGGCGCGAAAACAGAAGCGTTTTGAGCAGATGAGGGCGTTGCTCAAGGAGAAGAGCGATTTGACTTCCCGGTTGCGCGCAGGTGCATTGCTGTTGCATCATGGGCGCTATGCAGATGCTGCGACAACTTTTGATGATGTGCGCGAGGGTTCGCCCGTTTTGCATACCTCTGTGGGTAATGCGCTGTGGGGCAGTGGGGATCGCGCAGGTGCTATCGAAGCCTATCGCCGTGCGCTTGCTGTTGCGCCGGGATATGTTCCGGCGATTCGGCAACTCGCGTTATTGGCGTTTTCGGCGGGCGATGGCGAGGTGCGCGATGATTATGATTGGGACGAGATGTCGATAGGCGATTGGGTAGAAAGGGGTACGGCACACGCGCTGTCGGGCGATTGGGCGTTGGCGCGCGCGGCATACCGCAGGGCGTTGGAAATGGAGGATGCGGGCGCGGGATTATTTGGTTTGGGCAGGCAGGCGCGAGATGTGGGGGTTGCAAAGTCTGATTCTGCTTTTGCCGTTGGACACCGCGTCTATGTGCAGGGAATGCTGGCAGAGGCGTTGCCTCATTTTGAAGTTGCGGTGAAATACCAGGCCAATCGTGCTGATGTGTATGCGATGCAGGGGCTTATTCGGGCTGATTTGGGAGAGTTAGAGGTTGCGGAATCTCTTTTGTTGGATGCGTTGATTGTCGATCCTTTTTATGTTCCCGCGCTTACTGTGCTGGGCACGGTTTTACAGGAGCGCGGCGATATAGAAGGTGCGCTGTCTGTGTATCGACAGGCGTGGGTGCTGGAGCCAGAAGCGCAGGGGTTGGAGTTGTTTATGGGACAGGCTTATGCCATAGGCGGGCAGCGAGATAGTGCGGTTGCGGTTTTGCGGCGCGTGATTGCGCGCGAGCCGGGCAATACGCAGGCACGCGATTTGTTGCGAGAATTGAAAGGGCGTGAATTGTGA